In Ochrobactrum vermis, the following proteins share a genomic window:
- the metK gene encoding methionine adenosyltransferase has product MSRSSYLFTSESVSEGHPDKVCDRISDEIVDMIYKEARRTGVDPWSVRVACETLATTNRVVIAGEVRVPDTFLKKNKDGTVAHDAAGHPLINPSRFRSAARKAIREIGYEQDGFNWKTVKIDVLLHPQSADIAQGVDNAADRQGEEGAGDQGIMFGYACRETPDLMPAPIYYSHKILEKLSEARHKGEGDAGKLGPDAKSQVTVRYENGKAAEVTQIVLSTQHLDANWDSKKVRSVVEPYIRDALGELPIAATCNWYINPTGKFVIGGPDGDAGLTGRKIIVDTYGGAAPHGGGAFSGKDTTKVDRSAAYAARYLAKNVVAAGLADRCTIQLSYAIGVAQPLSVYVDLHGTGKVAEAAVEEALREVMDLSPTGIRKHLDLNKPIYAKTSSYGHFGRKPGRDGSFSWEKTDLTKALKAAVA; this is encoded by the coding sequence GTGTCGCGCAGTTCTTATCTCTTCACCAGCGAATCTGTGTCCGAAGGACATCCGGACAAGGTTTGCGACCGCATCTCCGATGAAATCGTGGACATGATCTACAAGGAAGCGCGCCGCACCGGCGTGGATCCATGGTCTGTCCGTGTTGCCTGCGAAACGCTTGCCACCACCAATCGCGTGGTCATTGCCGGCGAAGTGCGTGTGCCGGATACCTTCCTGAAGAAGAATAAGGACGGCACTGTCGCCCACGATGCGGCCGGACATCCGCTGATCAATCCTTCGCGCTTCCGCTCGGCAGCCCGCAAGGCGATCCGCGAAATCGGTTACGAACAGGACGGTTTCAACTGGAAGACGGTGAAGATCGACGTGCTTCTGCATCCGCAGTCCGCCGATATCGCGCAGGGCGTGGACAATGCCGCCGACCGTCAGGGCGAAGAAGGTGCAGGCGATCAGGGCATCATGTTCGGTTATGCCTGCCGCGAAACCCCGGATCTCATGCCGGCACCGATCTATTATTCGCACAAGATACTCGAAAAGCTCTCGGAAGCCCGCCACAAGGGCGAGGGCGATGCGGGCAAGCTCGGCCCCGACGCCAAGAGCCAGGTCACGGTGCGTTACGAGAACGGCAAGGCCGCCGAAGTCACGCAGATCGTTCTTTCCACGCAGCACCTGGATGCAAACTGGGATTCAAAGAAGGTTCGTTCGGTTGTCGAGCCCTACATCCGGGACGCGCTCGGCGAGCTTCCGATTGCAGCCACCTGCAACTGGTACATCAATCCGACCGGCAAGTTCGTCATTGGCGGACCGGACGGTGATGCCGGGCTGACTGGCCGCAAAATTATCGTGGATACTTATGGCGGGGCCGCTCCTCATGGCGGTGGCGCATTCTCGGGCAAGGACACGACCAAGGTCGATCGCTCCGCCGCTTATGCCGCGCGCTATCTCGCCAAGAACGTCGTTGCCGCCGGACTTGCCGACCGCTGCACGATCCAGCTTTCCTATGCTATCGGCGTGGCGCAGCCGCTTTCGGTTTACGTCGATCTGCATGGTACCGGCAAAGTGGCCGAAGCCGCAGTCGAGGAAGCGCTTCGCGAAGTCATGGACCTGTCACCGACGGGTATTCGCAAGCATCTTGACCTCAACAAGCCGATCTATGCCAAGACCTCGTCTTATGGCCATTTCGGTCGCAAGCCGGGTCGTGACGGTTCCTTCTCCTGGGAGAAGACCGACCTCACCAAGGCGCTGAAGGCAGCAGTGGCGTAA
- the trmB gene encoding tRNA (guanine(46)-N(7))-methyltransferase TrmB: MTEESHPLRGAGNFFGRRHGKPLRSHQKNLFEDLLPHIKIDLESPAPQDLRALFETKVEAVRLEIGFGGGEHLHHETGRHQQTGFIGVEPFVNGMAKMLAALDEAPRPNLRLYDEDATAVLDWLPDASLSGIDLFYPDPWHKRRHWKRRFVSDANLDRFARVLKPGAKFRFASDIEHYVNWTLQHCRRHPAFDWQADGPSDWNGAYEGWPGTRYEAKAFREGRRAAYLTFIRR; encoded by the coding sequence ATGACCGAAGAATCTCATCCTCTGCGCGGTGCCGGAAACTTTTTCGGCCGACGCCACGGCAAGCCTCTGCGGAGCCATCAGAAGAACCTGTTCGAGGATCTTCTGCCGCACATCAAGATCGACCTCGAAAGCCCGGCACCACAGGATCTGCGTGCGCTTTTTGAAACGAAGGTCGAGGCTGTGCGTCTGGAAATCGGTTTCGGCGGCGGCGAGCATCTGCACCATGAGACAGGTCGCCATCAGCAGACGGGTTTCATTGGTGTCGAACCGTTCGTCAACGGCATGGCAAAAATGCTTGCGGCACTCGATGAGGCGCCGCGCCCGAACCTGCGCCTCTATGACGAGGATGCAACGGCGGTCCTCGACTGGCTGCCGGACGCATCCCTTTCCGGCATTGATCTTTTCTATCCTGACCCTTGGCACAAGCGACGCCACTGGAAGCGCCGTTTCGTCAGCGATGCCAATCTTGACCGCTTCGCCCGCGTGCTGAAGCCCGGTGCAAAATTTCGCTTTGCTTCCGACATCGAGCATTATGTCAACTGGACGCTCCAGCATTGTCGCCGTCATCCGGCATTCGACTGGCAGGCCGACGGCCCGTCCGACTGGAACGGCGCTTATGAAGGCTGGCCGGGCACACGCTATGAAGCAAAGGCTTTTCGCGAAGGTCGGCGTGCTGCCTATCTGACCTTTATCCGCCGTTGA
- the rimP gene encoding ribosome maturation factor RimP, with translation MTEQVQANEAEALATGANERIIRETGIDAKVASIIEPIINTLGFRLVRVRLSGLNGQTLQIMAERPDGTMTVEDCELVSRTVAPVLDVEDPISGKYHLEISSPGIDRPLVRKSDFSDWAGHVAKVETSIVHEGRKKFRGRIVLGDAETVVIESDQISYGNEPVVRIPFDLISDARLVLTDDLIRDALRKDKALREGRIPGDDLGGVQEVETDEQSGEAGSDEAASGEAEKKK, from the coding sequence TTGACGGAACAGGTTCAGGCAAACGAAGCAGAGGCGCTTGCGACAGGCGCGAATGAACGCATCATTCGCGAGACGGGCATCGATGCGAAAGTGGCTTCTATCATCGAGCCCATCATCAATACGCTGGGCTTTCGACTGGTGCGCGTGCGCCTTTCGGGACTGAATGGCCAGACCCTGCAGATCATGGCCGAACGCCCCGATGGCACGATGACCGTCGAGGATTGCGAACTGGTCAGCCGCACCGTTGCGCCGGTTCTCGACGTGGAAGACCCAATCAGCGGAAAATATCATCTGGAGATTTCGTCTCCTGGTATCGACCGTCCACTGGTCCGCAAGTCGGACTTTTCCGACTGGGCCGGTCATGTTGCGAAGGTGGAAACCTCTATCGTGCACGAGGGCCGCAAGAAATTCCGCGGGCGTATCGTTCTGGGCGATGCGGAAACGGTTGTGATCGAAAGCGATCAGATTTCCTACGGTAACGAACCTGTCGTGCGCATTCCATTCGATCTGATTTCGGATGCGCGTCTCGTGCTGACCGATGACCTGATCCGCGATGCGCTGCGCAAGGACAAGGCCCTGCGCGAAGGCCGCATCCCCGGTGACGATCTGGGCGGTGTTCAGGAAGTCGAAACGGATGAACAGTCCGGCGAAGCTGGGTCTGACGAAGCCGCATCGGGCGAAGCCGAAAAGAAGAAATAA
- the nusA gene encoding transcription termination factor NusA — MAVSANRLELLQIADAVAREKSIDREIVLAAMADAIQKAARSRYGQESNIRADINAKSGEIKLQRLLEVVEHVEDYATQISLFTARDRNPDAQVGDFIADQLPPMDFGRIAAQSAKQVIVQKVREAERDRQYDEYKDRVGEIVNGTVKRVEYGNVIVDLGRGEAIVRRDELIPREAFRYGDRIRAYVYDVRREQRGPQIFLSRTHPSFMAKLFTMEVPEIYDGIIEIKSVARDPGSRAKIAVVSRDASIDPVGACVGMRGSRVQAVVGELQGEKIDIIPWSPDAASFIVNALQPAEVAKVVLDEDAERIEVVVPNDQLSLAIGRRGQNVRLASQLTGWDIDILTEDEESERRQKEFTERSTLFMDALNVDEMVGQVLASEGFASVEELAYVESGEIASIDGFDEDTAGEIQERAREYLDRIESEQDDRRKELGVEDELRELPGITTAMLVAVGEDGVKTMDDFAGYAVDDLVGWRERKDGETVAHSGIFSSFDVSRVDAEQMVLSARLKAGWITEEELASAQEEEAEAEAGEEEAAS; from the coding sequence ATGGCAGTCAGTGCTAACAGGCTGGAGCTTCTGCAGATCGCCGATGCGGTCGCACGCGAGAAGTCGATCGACCGCGAGATCGTTCTTGCGGCCATGGCCGATGCGATCCAGAAGGCGGCGCGTTCGCGTTACGGCCAGGAAAGCAACATCCGCGCGGACATCAATGCGAAGTCCGGTGAGATCAAGCTGCAGCGCCTGCTCGAAGTCGTTGAGCATGTCGAGGATTACGCGACGCAGATTTCGCTGTTCACCGCTCGCGATCGCAATCCGGATGCGCAGGTCGGCGACTTCATCGCCGATCAGTTGCCGCCGATGGATTTCGGTCGTATCGCCGCCCAGTCGGCAAAGCAGGTTATCGTGCAGAAAGTGCGTGAAGCCGAGCGTGACCGTCAGTATGACGAATACAAGGATCGCGTTGGCGAAATCGTCAACGGCACCGTCAAGCGTGTCGAATACGGCAATGTGATCGTCGATCTCGGTCGTGGTGAAGCCATTGTGCGCCGCGACGAACTGATCCCGCGCGAAGCTTTCCGCTATGGCGACCGCATTCGCGCCTATGTCTACGATGTGCGCCGCGAGCAGCGTGGCCCGCAGATTTTCCTGTCGCGCACCCATCCGTCCTTCATGGCGAAGCTCTTCACCATGGAAGTCCCGGAAATCTACGACGGCATCATCGAAATCAAATCGGTTGCCCGTGATCCGGGTTCGCGCGCCAAGATTGCGGTCGTGTCGCGTGACGCCTCCATCGATCCGGTCGGTGCCTGCGTCGGTATGCGCGGCTCCCGCGTTCAGGCCGTTGTCGGTGAATTGCAGGGTGAAAAGATCGACATCATTCCGTGGTCTCCGGATGCGGCTTCCTTCATCGTCAACGCGCTTCAGCCGGCTGAAGTTGCCAAGGTTGTGCTCGATGAAGATGCCGAACGTATTGAAGTTGTCGTCCCGAATGACCAACTATCACTTGCAATCGGTCGTCGCGGTCAGAATGTGCGCCTTGCTTCCCAGCTCACCGGCTGGGACATCGACATCCTGACGGAAGACGAGGAATCCGAACGTCGCCAGAAGGAATTCACCGAACGTTCGACCCTCTTCATGGATGCTCTCAACGTTGACGAGATGGTTGGTCAGGTTCTGGCCTCCGAAGGTTTCGCATCCGTTGAAGAACTGGCCTATGTAGAGTCGGGCGAAATCGCTTCCATCGATGGTTTCGATGAGGATACGGCTGGCGAAATCCAGGAACGGGCCCGCGAATATCTGGATCGCATCGAAAGCGAACAGGATGACCGCCGCAAGGAACTGGGCGTCGAGGACGAACTGCGTGAACTGCCGGGCATCACCACGGCGATGCTGGTGGCAGTCGGTGAAGACGGCGTCAAGACGATGGATGACTTTGCCGGTTATGCCGTCGACGATCTGGTCGGCTGGCGTGAACGCAAGGACGGCGAAACCGTCGCTCATAGCGGCATCTTCTCTTCCTTCGACGTTTCGCGCGTCGATGCGGAACAGATGGTCCTTTCCGCGCGTTTGAAGGCAGGATGGATCACGGAAGAAGAACTGGCATCGGCTCAGGAAGAAGAAGCTGAAGCTGAAGCCGGTGAAGAGGAAGCCGCTTCGTAA
- a CDS encoding RNA-binding protein: MRPRYGRHGKTGVRVEQDMNDRTCIVTRESGSVDDLIRFVAGPDGSVVPDLKRNLPGRGCWVKAERRLVDEAVKRKLFARALKEGVTPQADLGALVDQLLTKSALGSLALARKAGAVVTGSTKVDQAIRTGTAAMVLHAQEAAADGVRKLDQARRAVVHLDGPEIPAFTLFKGEEMDLAFGGGNVIHAAVLEGKAAAGFVKRALLLHRYRGESASNLD; the protein is encoded by the coding sequence ATGCGGCCCCGCTATGGCCGTCACGGCAAAACTGGAGTTCGCGTGGAGCAGGATATGAATGACAGAACCTGTATCGTCACGCGCGAAAGCGGTTCTGTCGATGATCTGATCCGTTTCGTGGCCGGTCCCGACGGGTCCGTGGTGCCGGATTTGAAAAGAAATCTGCCGGGCAGGGGATGCTGGGTCAAAGCCGAGCGCCGTCTGGTGGATGAAGCGGTCAAGCGCAAGCTCTTTGCGCGGGCGCTGAAAGAAGGTGTGACGCCGCAGGCGGATCTTGGCGCGCTGGTGGACCAGCTGCTGACGAAATCTGCTCTTGGTAGCCTCGCTCTGGCTCGTAAGGCGGGCGCCGTGGTAACGGGCTCGACCAAGGTGGATCAAGCGATCCGCACCGGGACAGCTGCCATGGTGTTGCACGCTCAGGAAGCCGCAGCCGATGGCGTGCGCAAGCTCGATCAGGCAAGGCGCGCCGTGGTGCATCTTGATGGCCCCGAAATCCCTGCCTTCACCCTTTTTAAGGGGGAAGAAATGGATTTGGCATTTGGGGGCGGAAATGTGATACATGCAGCCGTACTTGAAGGAAAGGCGGCGGCCGGGTTCGTGAAGCGGGCGCTTCTGTTGCATCGCTATCGCGGTGAAAGCGCATCGAACCTGGATTAG